The following are from one region of the Simiduia agarivorans SA1 = DSM 21679 genome:
- a CDS encoding alanine racemase: MSPNDDFTLYRQVLQQHGDGRPRLLLDLQRLGANADRACGLFPGQPLRLVVKSLPCLPLLRWLSQRMGTRRFMVFHWPFLQQLLSAMPDADVLLGKPMPVLVLTRLLAAGVGAERLASACWLVDSAERIDAYAGFARAHGLRLRVAVEVDVGMARGGVRSPYELQQLLARWPEALELEGLMGYDAQVAKAPWWWGGSRRAYRQSQDRYREFIGLLAPHQRRLLNGAGSPTLPLHGAGSVANDFSLGSCLLKPTDFDLPQLAVFTPALLIAAPVLKRLRGVTLPFVGRLASPLGGRDSLFLYGGRWMAKPCWPEAMATQPWYGLSSNQQLMTLPAQTPCGPDDYVFFRPTQSEAVMLQFGDLWVLNEDRSMQAWPVMSNEVSEHPDVTGV, from the coding sequence ATGAGTCCAAACGATGATTTCACCCTTTATCGGCAAGTGTTGCAGCAGCACGGCGATGGCCGGCCAAGATTGCTGCTGGACCTGCAGCGCCTGGGTGCCAATGCCGATCGGGCCTGCGGCTTGTTTCCCGGGCAGCCCCTGCGCCTGGTGGTGAAGTCGTTGCCGTGCCTGCCGCTGCTGCGTTGGTTGAGTCAGCGCATGGGCACCCGTCGTTTCATGGTATTTCATTGGCCCTTTCTGCAACAGTTACTGTCGGCTATGCCGGATGCCGATGTGCTACTGGGCAAACCCATGCCGGTGCTGGTGCTCACGCGTCTGTTGGCGGCCGGCGTCGGTGCCGAGCGGTTGGCGTCGGCGTGTTGGTTGGTAGACTCTGCTGAGCGGATAGACGCCTATGCCGGATTTGCCCGGGCGCATGGCCTGCGGCTCAGGGTTGCAGTGGAAGTGGATGTTGGCATGGCCCGGGGCGGTGTCCGGTCACCTTATGAGCTGCAACAGCTGCTGGCCCGTTGGCCCGAAGCACTCGAGCTTGAGGGCCTGATGGGTTATGACGCCCAGGTTGCAAAAGCGCCTTGGTGGTGGGGCGGCAGTCGGCGCGCCTACCGCCAGAGTCAGGACCGCTACAGGGAATTTATCGGGCTGCTGGCGCCGCATCAGCGTCGTTTGCTCAACGGTGCCGGCAGCCCGACGTTGCCGCTGCATGGAGCAGGCAGTGTGGCAAACGATTTCAGTCTGGGATCCTGTTTGCTTAAACCCACCGATTTTGACCTGCCGCAATTGGCCGTGTTTACGCCGGCGTTGTTGATTGCCGCACCGGTATTAAAACGCTTGCGGGGTGTGACCTTGCCGTTTGTGGGTCGGTTGGCGTCGCCGTTGGGCGGTCGCGACAGCCTGTTTTTGTACGGTGGGCGCTGGATGGCGAAACCTTGTTGGCCGGAGGCGATGGCGACCCAACCCTGGTACGGTCTGAGCTCGAATCAACAGTTAATGACCTTACCCGCACAAACGCCTTGCGGCCCCGATGACTATGTCTTTTTCCGGCCCACGCAAAGCGAGGCCGTGATGCTGCAATTTGGCGACCTGTGGGTTTTGAATGAGGACCGTTCAATGCAAGCCTGGCCGGTGATGAGTAATGAAGTGTCCGAACACCCAGACGTGACGGGAGTCTGA
- a CDS encoding penicillin acylase family protein: MRFLCRRLVPFSLVLLLILIGCVYWLLQASLLPRQSTLQVRGISSPIAIRFDDYARPFVHAANLKDALYAQGVLHASERLWQMELLRLAGRADLHRLFDRDGLATDAELWRMGVPQLAEALSVNVEPEVLEWVRAYVQGINAGLARYAVLPPELLLLGYQPEDWTVEDVFAVGAIIAFQSGNNYTKELLRLALRHKLSDDDFALFLDDFSDRADYPFVIATAGRAAEQNGEVIPGEVPAHLFAQTALLDPARNPRLPRGAFGSNGWVVAPAKSATGKPLFAFDSHDALGLPNLFYELHLFFGRGEQIRGWSVPGLPGVINGYNEAIAWGFTNIGDTQDLFIETRHPEQQDTFLYDGEWVAAEVQTRTLTLADGSRVAHTRKLSRHGPLISEDPPISFAWTGHHPGEKGLGALLAINRATDWQGFNRAADTLLAPTLNATYADVHGTIGFRTAGVLPLRGRGQGLYPQDGSNGSNAWRGWVPVSATPRLENPAEGFVAAANARVHAAGEMPLVSADNAAPYRIARIQSQLAAAEAMTPARMAALQMDWYDGQAAWLLPHLLPSLSPEHAAWRTRFAQWLKNPVAAADSVEALVFQQWYLCLAETVFKSRLGEDYDALIKQNYVLNQALDVLIASDRHAQWWQGQRAQTIDRALAQALAMLEKQLGNNVAQWRLDRLQRAQAPHELAQALPVLAGVLNAQPAPWGGTPAAVGRANYRYDRPFQVRNGATVRVVAELDATIHAASVMPGGQSGHPLSDHYADQWPHWLAGDLLPIVRPADPIQQRGEAEANVDGTVFRQLILEPAQ, translated from the coding sequence ATGCGATTTTTATGCCGGCGGTTAGTCCCGTTTTCCCTGGTGCTTTTGCTGATCCTGATCGGTTGTGTTTACTGGCTGCTGCAGGCGTCACTGTTGCCGCGTCAGTCGACCTTACAGGTCCGGGGAATTTCCAGCCCCATTGCAATTCGCTTTGATGACTACGCCCGACCCTTTGTGCACGCCGCCAACCTGAAGGATGCTCTGTATGCCCAAGGTGTGTTGCACGCCAGTGAACGTTTGTGGCAAATGGAGTTATTGCGTCTGGCCGGCCGTGCAGACTTGCATAGGTTGTTTGATCGCGATGGCTTGGCAACCGATGCCGAGCTCTGGCGCATGGGGGTGCCGCAATTAGCTGAGGCATTATCAGTCAACGTGGAGCCCGAGGTGCTCGAGTGGGTGCGGGCCTACGTGCAGGGCATTAACGCCGGACTCGCCCGTTATGCCGTGCTGCCGCCCGAATTACTGCTGTTAGGTTACCAGCCGGAAGACTGGACTGTTGAGGATGTGTTTGCCGTGGGCGCGATCATTGCGTTTCAGAGTGGCAATAATTACACCAAAGAATTATTGCGTCTGGCGCTCAGGCACAAGCTAAGCGACGATGACTTTGCGTTATTTTTGGACGACTTTTCCGATCGCGCGGATTATCCGTTTGTCATTGCGACTGCCGGCCGGGCGGCAGAGCAGAACGGGGAGGTAATCCCCGGTGAGGTGCCCGCGCACCTGTTCGCGCAGACCGCCTTGCTCGATCCCGCCCGCAATCCGCGCTTGCCCCGGGGTGCTTTTGGCAGCAACGGCTGGGTGGTGGCGCCGGCAAAAAGTGCGACGGGCAAACCGCTGTTTGCGTTTGATTCGCACGACGCGCTGGGACTGCCGAATTTGTTTTACGAGCTGCATTTATTTTTCGGACGGGGCGAACAGATCCGCGGCTGGTCGGTACCGGGGTTGCCCGGTGTCATCAATGGCTACAACGAAGCCATTGCCTGGGGCTTTACCAATATTGGCGATACTCAGGATCTGTTTATTGAAACCCGGCACCCCGAGCAACAGGACACATTTTTATACGACGGCGAGTGGGTTGCCGCGGAGGTGCAGACGCGCACACTCACCTTGGCGGATGGCTCCAGGGTAGCGCACACGCGCAAGCTGTCGCGCCACGGACCCCTGATCAGCGAAGATCCGCCTATCAGTTTTGCCTGGACCGGTCATCATCCAGGCGAAAAAGGTTTAGGGGCACTATTGGCGATCAATCGCGCCACCGATTGGCAGGGATTCAATCGCGCGGCCGACACCTTGTTGGCGCCCACCCTGAACGCCACTTATGCCGACGTGCACGGCACCATCGGTTTTCGCACGGCTGGTGTACTGCCCCTGCGCGGCAGGGGGCAGGGTCTATATCCGCAGGATGGCAGCAACGGATCGAACGCCTGGCGTGGCTGGGTGCCGGTGTCGGCCACGCCCCGATTGGAAAATCCCGCCGAGGGTTTTGTGGCGGCGGCCAATGCTCGGGTTCACGCCGCGGGTGAAATGCCCTTGGTGTCGGCGGATAACGCCGCGCCCTATCGCATCGCCCGCATTCAGTCGCAGCTGGCGGCAGCGGAGGCCATGACGCCTGCGCGCATGGCCGCGCTGCAAATGGATTGGTACGACGGCCAGGCGGCGTGGTTGTTGCCACACCTGTTGCCGTCCTTGTCACCGGAGCACGCGGCCTGGCGTACACGGTTCGCGCAGTGGCTGAAAAATCCGGTGGCGGCCGCAGACTCGGTGGAAGCTCTGGTGTTCCAGCAGTGGTATCTGTGCCTGGCCGAAACGGTTTTCAAATCGCGACTGGGCGAAGACTACGATGCCCTGATCAAGCAAAATTATGTGCTCAACCAGGCCCTGGATGTGCTGATTGCCAGCGACCGGCACGCCCAGTGGTGGCAGGGTCAGCGCGCGCAAACCATTGATCGGGCGTTGGCGCAAGCCCTTGCAATGCTCGAAAAGCAATTGGGCAATAACGTGGCGCAGTGGCGACTGGATCGATTGCAGCGGGCGCAGGCGCCGCACGAGTTGGCGCAAGCGCTACCGGTGCTGGCCGGCGTGTTGAACGCGCAACCTGCCCCTTGGGGCGGCACGCCGGCAGCGGTGGGCCGGGCGAATTACCGCTACGACCGACCGTTTCAGGTCCGCAATGGCGCCACTGTGCGGGTAGTGGCAGAATTGGACGCAACCATCCATGCTGCCTCGGTGATGCCCGGCGGACAATCCGGGCATCCGTTGAGCGATCACTACGCCGATCAATGGCCGCATTGGTTGGCGGGTGATTTGTTACCGATCGTTCGCCCTGCCGATCCGATTCAGCAGCGCGGCGAAGCCGAGGCCAACGTCGACGGGACAGTTTTTCGCCAACTCATTCTGGAACCTGCGCAATGA
- a CDS encoding threonine/serine dehydratase, translated as MNGQHIIDAYARIQHQIHTTPVMHSRLLNERLGCEVILKCENLQKVGAFKARGAANAVLQLTEAEASKGVATHSSGNHGAALAFAARERGIPCWVVMPANAPQVKKDAVAAYGAQIIECEPTLAARESTLEKTVQATGAQFIPPYDDERIIAGQGTAALELYQQLAEQGQPLPEFILAPVGGGGLLAGTALYSKSVAPGVTVIGTEPKGADDCARGFNSKQRVTDAKPNTIADGLRTLVGEANFPIICDYVDEVLTVSEAAIVEAMTLVWTRTKLIIEPSSAVPIAAILENPARFAGRRVAVILSGGNVELGQLPF; from the coding sequence ATGAACGGACAACACATTATCGACGCCTATGCCCGCATCCAGCATCAGATTCACACAACGCCAGTCATGCATAGCCGTCTGCTCAATGAGCGCTTGGGCTGTGAAGTGATTCTGAAATGTGAAAACCTGCAAAAAGTGGGCGCGTTCAAAGCGCGCGGTGCAGCGAATGCCGTATTGCAGCTAACGGAGGCCGAGGCGAGCAAGGGTGTGGCGACCCATTCCTCGGGCAACCACGGTGCAGCACTCGCCTTTGCCGCGCGCGAACGCGGCATCCCCTGTTGGGTGGTGATGCCGGCGAACGCGCCGCAGGTAAAGAAAGATGCAGTGGCGGCGTACGGCGCTCAGATCATTGAATGTGAACCCACACTCGCCGCGCGCGAATCAACCTTGGAAAAAACCGTGCAGGCGACCGGTGCGCAATTTATTCCGCCCTATGATGACGAACGCATCATTGCCGGTCAGGGCACGGCTGCATTGGAGCTTTATCAGCAACTGGCTGAACAGGGGCAGCCGTTACCGGAATTTATACTCGCGCCCGTGGGCGGCGGTGGGCTGTTGGCCGGCACCGCCCTGTACAGCAAATCCGTGGCGCCCGGCGTGACAGTGATAGGCACAGAGCCCAAGGGTGCCGATGATTGTGCGCGTGGGTTTAACAGCAAACAGCGCGTTACCGACGCCAAGCCGAACACGATCGCTGATGGCTTGCGCACTCTGGTGGGGGAAGCCAACTTTCCGATTATCTGCGACTATGTGGATGAGGTGCTGACCGTGAGTGAAGCCGCCATAGTGGAGGCCATGACCTTGGTGTGGACCCGCACCAAGCTTATTATCGAACCCTCGTCGGCAGTGCCCATTGCGGCCATCCTGGAAAACCCCGCGCGCTTTGCCGGGCGCAGGGTGGCGGTCATTCTCAGCGGCGGTAATGTGGAGTTGGGGCAGCTACCGTTTTGA
- a CDS encoding aconitase X swivel domain-containing protein: protein MNNLIQGRVILAGNAKGPALVTDQPINFTAAHCKPANLLPGKKSRMHDRHHPLYRAESRGKILVFPSCIGSTHTGLVLLDLVSQGIGPAGLIVGEADSLLVSGVTLSAVWFERSIPIIALPEGLSQANFTTGQTITIDTQGLLTLS, encoded by the coding sequence ATGAACAACCTAATTCAGGGCCGCGTCATTCTCGCGGGCAACGCAAAAGGCCCGGCACTGGTGACCGATCAGCCCATCAACTTCACCGCCGCCCATTGCAAACCGGCGAATTTATTGCCGGGCAAAAAATCACGCATGCATGACCGCCATCACCCGCTTTACCGCGCCGAAAGCCGTGGCAAAATTCTGGTATTTCCTTCCTGTATTGGCAGCACCCACACGGGCCTGGTACTGCTCGACCTGGTGAGCCAGGGCATAGGCCCGGCCGGGCTGATTGTGGGGGAGGCAGATTCACTGCTGGTGTCCGGCGTGACCCTGTCGGCGGTGTGGTTTGAGCGTTCGATTCCGATTATCGCATTGCCCGAGGGGCTGTCGCAGGCCAACTTCACCACCGGCCAAACCATTACTATCGATACCCAGGGCTTACTGACGTTGAGCTGA
- a CDS encoding aconitase X: MQLTDKQQAWLDGSLGPEFAQCMATLVRYGEAFGATRLVPIVSAHLTGSFKIASFKGYYAVVEKLVAAGLKVKVPTTANPRPGYDFSLQNRLVLRGQQQHEQNLEALGVTPNYSCVCYHEANIPRFGDILGWAESSAIIYANSVIGARSNRNSILVDICQAITGLTPEFGFLLDQNRAGQIRVKLDIQVMDAAALGFILGKRCVDKTPVLDHYPFSATELKNMGGAMAASGSVSLFHVLGLTPEAPDEATAFRGREPEQVITITQADLTAVRANQEIQNASKIVAFGCPQMTLEEALATGEHFVGKKVKKRTLFHLVPADLRRLEKLPMHRALLEAGVELYAHCPLAGLSVRIGLGSQQVLTNSGKLYYYLDGTEYGDLSELLAVCGVL, translated from the coding sequence ATGCAACTCACCGATAAACAACAGGCCTGGCTGGACGGCAGCCTGGGCCCGGAATTCGCCCAGTGCATGGCGACGCTGGTGCGCTACGGTGAAGCCTTTGGTGCCACCCGGCTGGTGCCCATCGTGAGCGCGCACCTTACCGGCAGTTTTAAAATTGCGTCCTTCAAAGGCTATTACGCCGTGGTGGAAAAGCTGGTAGCCGCCGGACTCAAAGTAAAAGTACCGACCACCGCCAATCCCCGCCCTGGCTACGATTTCAGTCTGCAGAACCGGTTGGTATTGCGTGGCCAACAACAACACGAGCAGAACCTGGAAGCCTTGGGTGTGACACCCAACTATTCCTGCGTGTGTTACCACGAGGCCAATATACCCCGCTTTGGCGATATTCTCGGCTGGGCCGAAAGCTCCGCGATTATTTACGCCAATTCAGTGATCGGTGCGCGCAGCAACCGCAACTCCATTCTGGTGGATATCTGTCAGGCCATTACCGGTCTTACGCCGGAATTCGGTTTTCTGCTGGACCAGAACCGGGCCGGCCAGATCCGCGTCAAGCTCGACATACAGGTGATGGACGCCGCCGCGCTCGGTTTTATTCTGGGCAAACGGTGCGTGGACAAAACCCCGGTACTCGATCACTACCCTTTCTCAGCCACCGAGCTGAAAAACATGGGTGGCGCCATGGCTGCGAGCGGCAGCGTCTCGTTATTCCACGTGCTGGGTCTGACCCCGGAAGCACCCGATGAAGCCACCGCGTTTCGGGGACGCGAACCGGAACAGGTCATCACCATCACCCAGGCCGATTTAACCGCGGTGCGCGCCAATCAGGAAATACAGAACGCATCCAAAATCGTTGCCTTTGGCTGCCCGCAAATGACGCTGGAAGAAGCGCTGGCGACCGGCGAACATTTTGTTGGTAAAAAAGTCAAAAAGCGCACGCTGTTTCATCTTGTGCCAGCCGACCTGCGGCGCTTGGAAAAATTGCCGATGCACCGGGCGCTATTAGAGGCAGGCGTCGAATTGTATGCGCATTGCCCGCTGGCCGGCCTGTCTGTGCGCATCGGGCTCGGCTCGCAACAGGTGCTCACCAATTCCGGCAAGCTTTATTACTATCTCGACGGCACCGAGTACGGCGACCTGTCTGAGTTGCTGGCCGTGTGCGGAGTCCTGTAA
- a CDS encoding YaiI/YqxD family protein — protein sequence MTIWVDADACPQVIKEILFRAAERAQVMVTLVANQAMRTPNSRWVTSLQVSQGFDVADNEIVQRLSPGDLVVTQDIPLADEVLQKGADAINPRGERYTQANIKARLNMRDFMDTLRASGVQTGGPPPFSQADRKAFADQLDRWLAKRAKR from the coding sequence ATGACCATATGGGTGGATGCGGACGCCTGTCCGCAAGTGATAAAGGAAATCCTGTTCCGCGCCGCCGAGCGCGCGCAGGTGATGGTGACGCTGGTGGCTAATCAGGCCATGCGTACACCCAATAGCCGTTGGGTCACGTCACTGCAGGTGAGTCAGGGCTTTGATGTGGCCGACAATGAGATCGTCCAGCGCCTGAGCCCCGGCGATCTGGTGGTAACCCAGGATATTCCACTCGCCGATGAAGTGTTGCAAAAGGGCGCCGATGCCATCAACCCCCGTGGCGAGCGCTATACCCAGGCCAACATCAAGGCGCGCCTGAACATGCGCGACTTTATGGATACCCTGCGCGCCAGTGGCGTGCAGACCGGTGGGCCGCCGCCATTCAGCCAGGCTGATCGCAAAGCCTTTGCCGATCAACTCGATCGCTGGCTGGCCAAACGGGCAAAGCGTTGA
- a CDS encoding STAS/SEC14 domain-containing protein, whose amino-acid sequence MARKGFKYEMELTERGLCVQLWAVGRPDDEDFARVAPLLELARKSVDDERIDLCLDVSGCGNAALSVLCMCLASHPYRRVAIVGEGDWHRWCVQTAIPIVSVPLHYFDSKVAAMDWLS is encoded by the coding sequence ATGGCGCGCAAAGGCTTTAAATACGAAATGGAGCTCACCGAGCGCGGTTTGTGTGTGCAGCTGTGGGCGGTGGGGCGCCCGGACGATGAGGATTTCGCCCGGGTAGCGCCGTTGTTGGAGCTCGCCCGCAAGAGTGTGGATGATGAGCGCATTGACCTGTGCCTGGATGTGTCCGGCTGCGGTAATGCCGCCCTCAGCGTGCTTTGTATGTGCCTGGCCTCGCACCCCTATCGGCGGGTGGCGATTGTGGGCGAGGGCGACTGGCACCGTTGGTGCGTGCAAACCGCGATCCCTATTGTCTCCGTACCCTTGCATTATTTTGATTCAAAAGTCGCGGCAATGGATTGGTTGTCATGA
- a CDS encoding DUF1287 domain-containing protein: MMRIGLFLLACALGWPTVLAAISPAQLVDAARERTQHSVTYDGRYLAIDYPGGDVPANIGVCTDVVIRSYRALGIDLQVLVHEDMQQRFDAYPSKRLWGLTRTDRNIDHRRVPNLQAFFSYAGAVLPVTDTPSDYQPGDLVTWMLPGNLPHIGIVSDKKTGERPWIIHNIGAGPKEEDRLFDYPITGHYRYLH; encoded by the coding sequence ATGATGCGTATCGGCCTTTTCCTGTTGGCCTGCGCCTTGGGGTGGCCCACGGTATTGGCGGCCATTTCACCAGCGCAGTTGGTGGACGCAGCGCGCGAACGCACCCAACACAGTGTGACCTACGACGGCCGTTATCTCGCCATTGATTATCCGGGCGGCGACGTGCCGGCAAACATCGGTGTGTGTACCGATGTGGTCATCCGCAGTTACCGCGCCTTGGGCATCGATTTGCAGGTGTTGGTGCATGAAGACATGCAGCAGCGCTTTGATGCCTATCCGTCTAAGCGGTTGTGGGGGTTAACCCGCACTGACCGCAATATCGATCACCGGCGGGTGCCTAATTTGCAGGCGTTTTTCAGCTATGCGGGCGCGGTGTTGCCGGTTACGGACACGCCATCGGACTACCAGCCCGGTGATCTGGTGACCTGGATGTTGCCTGGCAACTTACCGCACATCGGCATTGTGTCCGACAAGAAAACCGGTGAACGGCCGTGGATTATCCACAACATCGGTGCCGGACCCAAAGAAGAAGACCGCCTGTTCGATTACCCCATTACCGGCCACTACCGGTATTTACACTGA
- a CDS encoding phosphotransferase, translating into MLPEFADPLLHAELADAGIHGLKPVAPLCMGTSNQNFLATSQGESWVLRVNSRHTTELCPREREVACWRLAAAAGLAPELRFVSGDYRYYLSRYVHTEPPWHKRYPNDLKTVRMLHELLTSLQFLPKTARVITPATQWQHYRDLLAQYAPTFDAHQREAFNALLAQEDKIEEAIAGLQDSQQLSFCHRDLNPHNLLVHQDRLVCIDFEYSCVSDRRVDLATLLACHTLTNDQARRLLQLQSYGVSARELAWARQVYWAYAASWSLIMWHKGVGSPNWIRDALYQLHA; encoded by the coding sequence ATGCTGCCTGAATTTGCCGACCCACTGCTGCACGCCGAACTGGCGGACGCGGGCATCCACGGCCTCAAGCCGGTGGCGCCCCTGTGCATGGGCACCAGTAACCAGAACTTTCTGGCCACAAGCCAGGGCGAGAGCTGGGTGCTGCGGGTCAACAGCCGGCATACCACCGAACTCTGCCCGCGCGAGCGGGAAGTGGCCTGCTGGCGCTTGGCCGCAGCGGCCGGACTGGCGCCGGAACTGCGTTTTGTCAGTGGTGACTACCGCTACTATCTGAGCCGCTATGTGCACACTGAACCGCCCTGGCACAAGCGCTACCCGAACGACCTGAAAACCGTGCGCATGTTGCACGAACTGCTCACCAGCCTGCAGTTTTTACCGAAAACCGCGCGGGTGATCACGCCGGCAACCCAGTGGCAACATTACCGTGACCTGCTCGCGCAATACGCGCCCACGTTCGATGCCCATCAGCGGGAAGCTTTTAACGCCTTGCTGGCACAAGAGGATAAAATTGAAGAGGCCATCGCGGGCTTGCAGGACTCACAACAATTGAGCTTCTGCCATCGCGACCTGAACCCGCACAATTTACTGGTACATCAAGACCGTTTGGTGTGCATCGATTTTGAATACAGCTGTGTGAGTGACCGACGAGTGGATCTGGCCACCTTGCTCGCGTGCCACACGCTCACCAACGATCAGGCCCGGCGTTTGCTGCAACTGCAATCCTATGGTGTCAGCGCGCGCGAACTGGCCTGGGCCCGTCAGGTGTATTGGGCCTATGCCGCCTCCTGGTCATTGATCATGTGGCACAAAGGTGTGGGCAGTCCGAATTGGATCCGCGACGCGCTCTATCAGCTGCACGCCTGA
- the pnuC gene encoding nicotinamide riboside transporter PnuC — protein MEWINALLRDASALSQWEALAVVLALAYVLLAAKESLWCWPAALFSTAIYTVIFWEVSLLMESLLNAYYMAMAVYGFMVWRRDDKGKPKAIQSWRWQRHVLWVALMAAIAMVAGFVMSTYTHADYPWLDAATTVFAVFATWLVAQKVLENWLYWIVIDIVSIYLYLNKGLLLTSALFVLYVGIAAAGYWLWYQRLHPRQPHVAHRPA, from the coding sequence GTGGAGTGGATCAACGCCCTGTTGCGCGACGCCAGCGCACTGAGTCAGTGGGAAGCCCTCGCCGTGGTACTGGCATTGGCCTATGTACTGCTGGCCGCCAAAGAAAGTCTTTGGTGCTGGCCGGCGGCACTGTTCAGCACTGCCATTTACACGGTGATTTTCTGGGAAGTGTCGCTGCTGATGGAATCACTGCTGAACGCCTACTACATGGCCATGGCCGTGTACGGCTTTATGGTGTGGCGTCGGGATGACAAGGGCAAGCCCAAAGCCATCCAGAGCTGGCGCTGGCAACGGCACGTGTTGTGGGTCGCATTGATGGCCGCCATTGCCATGGTGGCAGGCTTCGTGATGTCCACTTATACCCACGCCGATTATCCCTGGCTGGATGCCGCCACCACCGTGTTTGCCGTCTTTGCCACCTGGCTGGTCGCGCAGAAGGTGCTGGAAAACTGGCTCTACTGGATCGTAATCGACATAGTGTCGATCTATCTGTACCTGAATAAGGGCTTGCTGCTCACCAGTGCGCTGTTCGTACTGTATGTGGGTATTGCCGCCGCTGGCTACTGGCTCTGGTACCAACGCCTGCACCCGCGCCAGCCACACGTAGCACACCGCCCGGCCTGA
- a CDS encoding YkoF family thiamine/hydroxymethylpyrimidine-binding protein, with protein MQLTAEISLYPLRDDYIEPIKWFIGRLDQYPGITRVTNAMATQVSGDYDAVMQMLGVEMKAAHERFGRAVFVCKFINGALDLSHRQ; from the coding sequence ATGCAACTCACCGCGGAAATATCCCTGTATCCACTGCGCGACGACTACATCGAGCCGATCAAATGGTTTATCGGACGGCTCGATCAGTACCCTGGCATCACCCGCGTGACCAATGCCATGGCCACGCAGGTGAGTGGTGATTACGACGCGGTCATGCAGATGCTCGGCGTCGAAATGAAAGCCGCACACGAACGCTTTGGCCGCGCCGTGTTCGTGTGCAAGTTCATCAACGGCGCACTCGACCTTTCCCACAGGCAATAA